Genomic segment of Acidobacteriota bacterium:
GGGTGGTCCGTCGAAAGAGAAAGCGCTCTTCGTCGGGCTGCGAAGTCGACGCGTCGTCCTTTTCGACCAGTTTTTTCGAGACGATGTGGAGCTTGCCGTGCACTCGGACTTCCCGGACGAGAGGGCGATCCGAGGTTGCGAGACTCGCGAGCTGTGCCGGAACGATCCAGCGGGTCAGGAACTCGGGATCGACGTAGACTCGATCGATCACGCCCGGGGGCTCCGGCCAGCCTGCCTGTTCGAGCGTCATCGCGATCATCGAGAACCACGAGGAGAAAACGTCCCCTGCACGGCGCGGCACCTCGTTCCCCCAGAGGTACTGGCGGGTGATGCACCACGGCTCGATGTCGCGCAGAAAGCTTGTTACAACCTCATTCCACCGATCGCCATATGTGATCTCGCCCGCTTCGATCCGATCCGCAAGACTCGAAGCTTCATCGCTGAAGTCGACGAAAAGCTGGGGAGACGTATCGATCTCGACGATCGAGCGGCACCTCCGGCAGCGGGCCGATTCCTGCTCGTCATCTCCCGACGGAATCGTGTCGGATGCGACCAGGACCGTTTCGCACGAAGGGCAGCGAGCGGAAGGGCGGGAATCTTCGCTGATCTTGTCGGACTCCCGGAGAGCCGTATAGAGATCGGCCACGGCCTGACGACCTCGAGCCGTCATCGGGTCGAGCCAGTCCCGCGGATCGAAGCCGATCCCGCTGGCCGCGAGCTGATCCCGGATCACGGCTGAATGAATCTCGTGCCGATCCTCGCATTCGTCGATGAGATCCTGAGGGTCGATCTCGTGGCGCGAGCCCGGAAGATTCTGCTCGACTGCGAGCTGCAGCGAGAGCCCTCCGTGATTGACCCCGATCGCTCTTGCTGGTTGGGAGCCCGCCATGGAGCAGGCGCGCGCATCGACATCCATGAGCAGCGCCGAAACGAAGGTTCCGAGATGCGGACGCCAGGCGGTGCTGACGGGCTGTGCCGCGATCAGAGGGTCCTCCCCTCTGAATGCTCCCCCCGCTCTCTCGGCCCTGTGCATCGCCCCATCCTCGGCGTGAGGATCGTAGATCGGGATGACCGGCTCGATCACGGTCGCGTCGGTGTCGCGATGCCACTTCGACGAAATGATCTGATCGATGAGGCGCCGGCCACGATGCCCGAGAACCGGGTGCAGATCGGCTGCCGCGATGTCGGCGAGCTGGTCGGCTGCCTCCGCGGTCGTGATGCGAAGATTCCGCGCGTGACGAAGCACTCGGATCGTATCGGGAAATACCCGGTGGGCGGCGAGCGCGACATCCTGATCGAGGTGTCCGGCCCACTCGTCGGCGCAGTTGGTGATCCCCATTCTGTTGCAGAGATAGTCGGGAACGTAGGTGATTCCGCGTTCGAGCAGTCGTTCGGCGTCTGCCGGCTCACGAAGCTGATTGTTCGCGGCACCGCAGATCAGATCCGCTCGAAGACGTGGAATCGTCTCCACGTTGACCTGAGCGCCGATCGCGCACGGAGCGAACACATCGACGTCGAGGTCGAAGATCTCTGAGGAATCGACGATGTGGACCCGTGGGCGATCGGTTTGCAGAGACTCGATCGCCGCCGGGTTCGGATCGCATGTCCAGATCTCGGCGCCCGCTTCGTCCAGAAGATCGATCAGCGGCCGGCCGACGTTGCCTGCGCCCTGAACCGAGACTCGAACACGCCGGAGATCGTCGGTGCCGTGGAGAAACTTCCAGGCCGCCTTCATCGCGATGAACACACCGAGGGCCGTGTGGGGGGAAGGATTGCCACTGCCGCCGCGACTCGGGGAGACGCATGTGGTGAAGCGATTCTCGCGAAGGATCGCATCCATGTCGGGCGTATTGGTCCCGATGTCCTCGGCCGTGTAGTAGACACCTCCGAGACTCGCCACGAATCGTCCGTATGCACCGAAAAGCAGATCGCGGGCGGCGCGATCATCGTACAGATCGGGACGTTCGTACCCGGGCGGGAGCGTCGCGATGCCCTTTCCACCACCCCAGTGAAGCCCTGCCAGCGCGTTCTTTCGCGTCATTCCCTGCGAAAGACGAAGCCCGTCGGTGAGAACATCGGCCATCGTCTCGTACGATCGGAATCGAAGGCCTCCCTGGGCGAGACCTCGGCGGGTGTCGTGAACGAACGCGAAAAAGAGGGACTCGATCCCGTCCTCGCGTCCTATGAAGACGCCCTCGTGATCCTGAAAATCGTGAGAAAGCTCGAAAAACGCACGAACGGGCTCCAGGATCTGCGGGTGGGAGAGGGAAAACTCTCCATTTTCCCAGATCAGGTAGAGCCGGTGGATGCCGTCCGCCGCGAGCCGATCGTGAAATTCGCGGATCGTCTGGTTGCGGATCGTCCGGGCGCGGGTGAGGCGTTCGAGATCTGTGCTGGATTGCATTGGTTCTCCGAAAGCGTGCGAACCGAAAAGGGCGCGCCCCGAATTCTATTCGACGAGCAGGCGGACGCCGATTGCGTGCCTGCCTCCGGAAGGCGGGATAGGCGGCGGGAACCGAGCCGAATAGAATCATGGGATGAAACTCCGAGCTCGAGCCGCCGCCCCCATCCTTCTGTTCCTCGTCGCCGCCGGCTGCGCCCATCATGCGCAACCGCTCGCTGTGCCCGTCTCCGGCGTCGAGACTCACGAAAATCTGCACGCCACGCTCTACGTCCAGACCGCCGCCGAGTACGAAGCCGTCGCTCTCCAGACGTTCCGCGCTGCCCGGAGTCTCGTCGAGGAGGCGCTGTCGAGACCGGGCTGGACGGCCCTCTCGGGGAGGAGCACGGGGGATCTGCCGCCGGCAGTGATCGTCGACGTCGACGAGACGGTGCTCGACAACTCCGCCTATCAGGCGCGGCTGATTCTCGCGGGCGCCGAGTATGACCCGGCGAGCTGGAAGTCCTGGGTGGACGAAGCCGCGGCCGAGGCTGTGCCGGGAGCACTCGAGTTCGCGACCTGGGCAAACTCTCGCGGCGTGACCATTTTCTATGTGACCAATCGCGACGCCGACGAAGAACCGGGGACGAGACGGAACCTTCGGAGCCTCGGGTTTCCGATCGGGTCGGGCGACGTCGTGCTGACGAAGGGGGAGCGGGAAGGATGGGGCTCCGACAAGGAGACGCGACGCGAGCACGTCGCCGCGACCCATCGCGTCGTTCTGCTCATCGGTGACGATCTGGGAGACTTCGTCCCGAGAACATGGACCGACGTGGAGAGCCGTCGCGCCATCATCGAACGGACCCGGGAGAGGTGGGGAACCAGCTGGCTCGTGATTCCGAATCCGACTTACGGCTCATGGCTCAGCGCAGTGACCTATGGGGAGGAGCTGGCGAGCCGCGACGATCGAATCGAGGCATGGAAGAACGCTCTCGAAGAATGAGGATGTCGGACTGCGCCCCTCACGGCATTCATGTTGCTCATTCTTTCAGGCGAAAGGAGAGCACGATGTCCGATTCGACGAACAAGACGATTACCGACCACGAGAAGAAAAAGCAGGAGCATGAAGAGTTTCGTGACACGGATCCGGTCAGCGACCGCGAACGCGAGGCGACTCGCCGGGAACGAGAGACCGCGGAAGATGTAACCGAGGCGCCGCGACAGTAACAGGTCGCAGCCTTCAGCTCGAGACCTCGATGCCTGCGCGCTGAAGAACTTCGGGGTTACTCCCGATCTCCATTCGCGATTCCAGCTGCTCGAGCATTACCTGAAAGTTCGGATGCTCGAGCGGGTATCGAACACGGTAACCGCGGCGATAAATCGCGTAGAGGATACGCCGCGTTTCATCGGCGGACAGCGTGGGCCGTTCATCGGCGAAGATCTCACGATAGAGAATGTATCTCGTTTGTGATTCTCCGGGAACGAGACCTGGGTGGAAGTAGTCGAGGTCGAACGGAATGACATCTCTGCTTCGGACGAGCGTCATCAGCCATGGGCTGTCGATGCGGATCTCCCCGAGAACCCAGTTCAGTTTTTCCCGGCCGGCGCGGCGAGCGTTGATCTCGAAATTTTCGACAAGAGCAGATCGAAGATGCTTTCCGAGTCGACGATTCCGATTTTCGCGGCTGACGACGAGATAGGTAATGAGCCCCGCGTTCAGTCCCGCCAGGTATACGCCCGCGCCGGTGGCAATGACGGCGCCTTTTTCGTCGAGAAGGGCGAGCTGATGAAAATCGAATGGTTCCAGAAGGCGCAGGCGCTTTTCAGCAATCTCCGATCGAAGCTCCGATATGGCATGTCTTTCCGCGCGCTGGAAGTACTCGTCGATGAGTCCAAGCGCCTGTTCGGCTTCGCTCGTGCGCTCGTCATCGATCTGGACGATTCGCAGACCGTCTGGGACTGATTTTTTCAGGGATATCTCCTTTGATGTCCTGCTTTTGTTCGACGTCGATCTTGAAAATCCGAGCGGCGTTTCTCCAGAGGATCAGATCGGTCTCGGTCTCGCTGAGGTTGAGTTGGCGTACGAAGCGGACGTAGTCGCCCATGTCCGCAACCGGCCAGTCGGTTCCGAACAGGAGCTTTGATGGATCTCCCGCGAACGCGACGAACTCGTTGAGTTGCGCGAGCATGAATCGCTCGAATCTTTCCTCGAAATGTCCGAGAGTAAGTCCGGAGAAATCGGCCACGACGTTCTCGTTCTTGTAAATGACTTCCATCGTGTCCGTCACCCACGGGTTGCCAAGGTGACAGATGACGAACGTGACGTCTCGAAAGTCGACTGCAACCTCATCGACTTCGAGCGGATGGGCGTACTTGACCTTTCCCTTGGGATCGTACGTGTCGCCGGTGTGGATCATCACGGGAACGCCGAATTCACCCGCGAGCTCATAGACGACACGCATCCGGGGATCGTGTGGATAGAAGGGCTCGTAGCCCGGGTAGAGCTTGAGTCCTTTGATCCGCTTCGTTCGGAGAAGGCTTCTCAGGTTGGCGAGATCGTGAGCACGATAGTTCACGTAACTCACCCCGGCGACGATACCGATCATCGGATCCGTCCCGACGACGTCGAGGATCTGGTCGAGCGACGGACGGTTTTCGTCGTCCTTGTAGCTGGTCAGCACGAGTGCGTAGTCGACTCCGTGGCGTTCCATTTCCGCCTTCATCAGACGGTAACGTTCCTCGAGCGATGCCGGCTGGCCCTCTTCATAACGGTTGAGATGCGTGTGACAGTCAATGATCATCTCGCCACGCGTCCTCCTGATTTTTGATCGATCAATCTTTGGCCCTCTTCGTTTTTTCGAGCGATGCTCCCTTCGACACGACCACGATTCCGCTCTCAGTCACGGTGAATCTCTCGCGATCCTCCTCGAGGTCGTAACCGATCGTCGTGTAGGGTGGAACCTTGACACCTTTGTCGATGATCGTCCGTCGGATCTGGGAGTGTCTTCCGATCTCGACGCCGTGCATGAAGATGGAGCTGTCGATCTCGGCGAACGAATTGATTTTAACCCTCGGGAAGAGAAGCGACCGGCGGATCCGTCCTCCGGAGATGATCGCACCATGGGCGACCATCGAGTCCATGGCCCAACCGGTTCGGTTGCCCTCGACGTCCGACCATACGAACTTCGCAGGCGGAAGATTGACCGAATTCGTGACGATCGGCCAACGCTCGTTGTAGAGACTGAAGGGAGGATCGACCTCGAGCAGATCCATCGAGGCCTGGAAGTACGAATCGATCGTCCCGACGTCGCGCCAGTAACCCTGATTCTTTTCCGGTTCGCCCCGGACTACATTCGTCGCGAAGTCGTACGCCATGACGACCGAGCTCTCATACATGCTCGGGACGATCTCCTTGCCGAAGTCGTGAGCCGCGTCCCGGAGGACGTTTCTCTCGAGGGCCTCGATCACGGTGCGCGAGCGAAAGATGTAATTTCCCATCGATACCAGAACCATATCGGGGTTTCCGGGAATCGTTTTGGGATTTTCTTTCGGTTTCTCTTCGAACCCGATGACACGGCCATCGGCGTTTATTTCGACGATGCCGAAATGATGGGCCTGCTCCTTCGGTACCGGGATCGTCGCGATCGTGAGATCGGCTTCGGTCGCGCAGTGAAAATCGAGCATCTGTCCGACGTCCATCTTGTAGATGTGATCGCCTCCGAAAACGCACACGTGCTCGGGCTGTTCGTCGAAGACGAGCTCGAGATTCTGATAGACGGCATCGGCGGTTCCCCTGAACCAGAATGGACCTTTCCTCATCTGGGCCGGGACGATGTCGACGTAGTGGCCGACGCCTGTGGTGAGGCGCCAGGTTCGGGTGATGTGCTCGATCAGCGAATT
This window contains:
- the glgC gene encoding glucose-1-phosphate adenylyltransferase, translated to MPGRVNPRNVLTMVLAGGMGERLFPLTRDRAKPAVPFGGRYRIIDFVLSNFINSGFYKVKVLTQFKSNSLIEHITRTWRLTTGVGHYVDIVPAQMRKGPFWFRGTADAVYQNLELVFDEQPEHVCVFGGDHIYKMDVGQMLDFHCATEADLTIATIPVPKEQAHHFGIVEINADGRVIGFEEKPKENPKTIPGNPDMVLVSMGNYIFRSRTVIEALERNVLRDAAHDFGKEIVPSMYESSVVMAYDFATNVVRGEPEKNQGYWRDVGTIDSYFQASMDLLEVDPPFSLYNERWPIVTNSVNLPPAKFVWSDVEGNRTGWAMDSMVAHGAIISGGRIRRSLLFPRVKINSFAEIDSSIFMHGVEIGRHSQIRRTIIDKGVKVPPYTTIGYDLEEDRERFTVTESGIVVVSKGASLEKTKRAKD
- a CDS encoding class I tRNA ligase family protein, giving the protein MQSSTDLERLTRARTIRNQTIREFHDRLAADGIHRLYLIWENGEFSLSHPQILEPVRAFFELSHDFQDHEGVFIGREDGIESLFFAFVHDTRRGLAQGGLRFRSYETMADVLTDGLRLSQGMTRKNALAGLHWGGGKGIATLPPGYERPDLYDDRAARDLLFGAYGRFVASLGGVYYTAEDIGTNTPDMDAILRENRFTTCVSPSRGGSGNPSPHTALGVFIAMKAAWKFLHGTDDLRRVRVSVQGAGNVGRPLIDLLDEAGAEIWTCDPNPAAIESLQTDRPRVHIVDSSEIFDLDVDVFAPCAIGAQVNVETIPRLRADLICGAANNQLREPADAERLLERGITYVPDYLCNRMGITNCADEWAGHLDQDVALAAHRVFPDTIRVLRHARNLRITTAEAADQLADIAAADLHPVLGHRGRRLIDQIISSKWHRDTDATVIEPVIPIYDPHAEDGAMHRAERAGGAFRGEDPLIAAQPVSTAWRPHLGTFVSALLMDVDARACSMAGSQPARAIGVNHGGLSLQLAVEQNLPGSRHEIDPQDLIDECEDRHEIHSAVIRDQLAASGIGFDPRDWLDPMTARGRQAVADLYTALRESDKISEDSRPSARCPSCETVLVASDTIPSGDDEQESARCRRCRSIVEIDTSPQLFVDFSDEASSLADRIEAGEITYGDRWNEVVTSFLRDIEPWCITRQYLWGNEVPRRAGDVFSSWFSMIAMTLEQAGWPEPPGVIDRVYVDPEFLTRWIVPAQLASLATSDRPLVREVRVHGKLHIVSKKLVEKDDASTSQPDEERFLFRRTTRPMKRSLGNVVEPQSLVERFGADSLRLGLLLSLGAGGSESFTYDESRARTSRAVIRKLISSFTWLTRRNESAGDTADVVREVGVHACESSGSLAAGDFRRSAELLVQAVDAINRYEKDLRVKIAAGEKPGDVTATTKRLAKLLYDGFHPIAPFVTAAIVRRSRAQNER
- a CDS encoding amidohydrolase → MIIDCHTHLNRYEEGQPASLEERYRLMKAEMERHGVDYALVLTSYKDDENRPSLDQILDVVGTDPMIGIVAGVSYVNYRAHDLANLRSLLRTKRIKGLKLYPGYEPFYPHDPRMRVVYELAGEFGVPVMIHTGDTYDPKGKVKYAHPLEVDEVAVDFRDVTFVICHLGNPWVTDTMEVIYKNENVVADFSGLTLGHFEERFERFMLAQLNEFVAFAGDPSKLLFGTDWPVADMGDYVRFVRQLNLSETETDLILWRNAARIFKIDVEQKQDIKGDIPEKISPRRSANRPDR
- a CDS encoding 5'-nucleotidase, lipoprotein e(P4) family; its protein translation is MKLRARAAAPILLFLVAAGCAHHAQPLAVPVSGVETHENLHATLYVQTAAEYEAVALQTFRAARSLVEEALSRPGWTALSGRSTGDLPPAVIVDVDETVLDNSAYQARLILAGAEYDPASWKSWVDEAAAEAVPGALEFATWANSRGVTIFYVTNRDADEEPGTRRNLRSLGFPIGSGDVVLTKGEREGWGSDKETRREHVAATHRVVLLIGDDLGDFVPRTWTDVESRRAIIERTRERWGTSWLVIPNPTYGSWLSAVTYGEELASRDDRIEAWKNALEE